The Planctomycetota bacterium nucleotide sequence TGGTTCATCCGGCTGTCGATTCCGTTGGAAAGGATCTGGCTCGCGACGCTGCCGGCGAAACGATCGTCGCTCTGGTTGTCGTAGGCGCGAATCCCCATGAGGATCTCGGCCTGCTGGCCGGTGGGGTTGTCGACGATGATGATCTCGCGCTGGTCCGCGCGGGCCGGGAGTTCGTAAGTGATCGACGGAATCTCGCCCGCCTTCCAGTCGGCGGTGAGTTGCTCGGCGTATGTCTCGGCCGTCTCCCGATCGACATCACCGGCAAAGAACAGCATCGCCCCGGTCGGCTGGTAGACGGTTTCGTACCACGCCTTCACGTCATCGAGTGTGATCGCGGCAAGTGACTGGAGCGTCGAGTTACGGCCGAGCGGCGACGCGCCGTAGAGCGCCGTCGACATCTCCCGGCCGGTGATCGCGGATGGGTTGACCAGCGTCTGCGTCAAGCCCGATTGCGCCTGGGCTTTGAGTTTGGCGAACTCGTCAGCAGGGAACGTCGGGGTCGCGAGGATGAGCTTGGTCAGTTCGACGGCTTCCCCGAACTGATCAACGGTCGTGCGGCCGGAAACGCGGGTGTGGTCGCCGTTGTCGGAGACGCCAACGGCAATGCCGCGAGCTTCGAGCTGTTCGGAGAGTTCCGCGGAAGTCATGCCCTCGACGCCGCGGCTGAGCATCGACGCAGTGATCGAGGCAAGGCCTTCCTTACCGGCCGGCTCGACATGTCCGCCGGTCGGTAGGATCAGATCCCACGTCACCGTCGGAATCCGATCGTCGGGAAGAACGATCACTTTCACGCCGTTGACGGTAAACGTCTCGCCCTTGACGAAATCGGCACTGAGCGCGTCGGTGTTGTACGGCGGTTCGGTGGGCCAGTCGGCGGGGAAGCCGACGGCGACCGATTGGGTGGCGGGCTGGGTCGTCGCGTGATCGTCGACCATCACCAAAGTGTCTTCGAAATCGACCGCGGCGGCTTCCTGTGTCGCCGGTGCTTCGTCGGCCTCGCGGCTGTCGAAGTCCTCGCCGACGCCGGGGCGATAGTGCAGGATCGAAAGCCGCTGCGGCGTGAGGTAGGTGTTGGCGACACGCTTGATGTCCTCGACAGTGACGGCCTCGATCTTCTCACCTGCACGGTTCACCCGCGCGATGTCACCGCCGAAGACGGCCTCCTCACCGAGCCGGGTCGCGACGGAATTGGCGGTGGCAACGGAGTTGATCAGGCCGAGCTTGGCCTGCGTCTTGGCCTTAGCAAGCTCTTCTTCGGTCGGGCCTTCTTCCTTGATCCGCTCGATGACTTGGAGCAACGCGGCCTCGGACGCATCGGGGTCGCTGCTTGGAAGCAGTCCGATGAACGCCAGCAAAAGCCCTTGGTCTTGAAGCTGTTGGTTGCCGGCCTGAGCGGCGGTGGCGATCGGGGTGTCATTACCGACGAGCGCCTCGTACAGCCGACTGCTACGGCCGTCGCCGAGAATGCTGCTCAGCATGTTCAACGCGTACTGATCATCGTCGCCGTAATCGGTCGTCTTCCACGCAAACACGATCTGCGTCAGCGGGATGTTGGTCTTGTAAACGACCTTCTTTTTCGTCTCGGTCTGTTCCGGCTCGACGGGGCTGGGGCGGTCGAAATCGTCGCCGGCGGGGATCCATGCGTAATAGGTGTCGACCCACTGCTTGGCCTGCTCGACATCGAACTGGCCGGCGATGATCAGGGCGGCGTTGTTCGGGTTGTAGTACACGTCATGGAACGCCTGCAACTCGTGCGGCTGGGCGGCGGCGAGGTCGTCCATGTCGCCGATCGGCGTCCACTGGTAGTGATGCTCCTCGTACGCCAACTCGAAGAGGTCTTCGAACAGTTCGCCATACGGCGGGTTGGCCACACGCAAACGCCACTCTTCGTTGACGACGTTCCGCTCGGTGTCCAACACCGACGGCGTCACCTGGAAGCTCGCCATCCGGTCGGCCTCGAGGTAAAGCGCCATCTCGAGATGATTGCTCGGCACCGTGTTGATGTATGTCGTCTGGTCGAAGCTGGTGAACGCGTTGGAGTTGCCCCCGGTCGCGTTGATCAGGTCCATGTGCTGCTCGGAAGCGACGTGAGCCGATCCGCGAAACATCATGTGCTCGAACATGTGAGCGAAGCCCCGGCGGTCGGGCTGCTCGTCACGACTGCCGACGTGATACAGCACGCGGACGTGCACCACCGGCGCGTTGTCCATTGGCGCGTAGATAACTTGCAAGCCGTTGGCGAGAGTTTCGGTTTCGTAGTCGATGGTCGGCACGGTCAGTTCCTCGGCCACGGAAAAAGCAAGGGCGGGCGACACGCTGGGTGCCCCGACCAGGCCGGCGACGGCGGCAATCATCGTGGATGCGGCGAGATGTCTCATGAGGCAACTTTAGGCGACCAGATTGCAAGTCCGGCCGGGACCGACATAATCCCCCGCCCCAACCTCGTACCCGAAAGGACATCATGGGCCGCGCGAAAATCACGATCATCGGAGCTGGAAACGTCGGAGCCACCTGCGCCCACTGGGCCGCGTCCAAGGAGCTGGGCGACATCGTCCTGCTCGACATCGCCGAGATCAACGGCGAGAAGAACACCATGCCTCAGGGCAAGGCGCTCGACCTCTACGAAGCCTCCCCCGTTGAAGGCTTCGACTGCAAGATCACCGGCACCAGCGACTACGAGGACACTGTCGGCAGCGACGTGATCATCCTCACCGCCGGCCTGCCGCGTAAGCCCGGCATGTCCCGCGACGACCTGATCGCCAAGAACACCGAGATCGTCAAGCACTGCGCCGAGAACGCCGGCAAGGCCTCGCCCAACGCGACGATGATCGTCGTGTCCAATCCGCTCGACGCGATGGTGTACGTCGCTTGGAAAGCGTCGGGCTTCGCGACCAACAAGGTCGTCGGCCAGGCCGGCGTGCTCGACACGGCACGCTACCGATCCTTCCTTGCCGAAGAAGTCGGCTGCAGCGTCGAAGATGTGCAAGCCCTCTTGCTCGGCGGCCACGGCGACGACATGGTCCCGCTCAGCCGTTACACGTTCGCTGGCGGCATCCCGATCACGCAGCTGGTCGCGCCCGAGCGCCTGGAAGAGATCATCACCCGCGCCCGCAAGGGTGGTGGCGAGATCGTCAGCCTGCTCAAGACCGGCAGCGCGTTCTACGCCCCGTCCGCCGCGTCGGTCCAGATGGCCGAGGCGATCATCAAGGACAAGAAACGCATCCTTCCCTGTGCCGCCTACTGCGACAGCGAGTATGGCATCGGTGGCTACTTCGTCGGCGTCCCCTGCCTCCTCGGTGCCGACGGCGTCGAGAAGGTCTACGAGATCGACCTCGACGACGCTGAGAAAGCCGCGTTCCAGACGAGTATCGACCACGTCAAGGAACTGGTCGCCGCGGTGAAGATGTGAGTCAATGCGTCAACGTTTGACCGGCGGCCCTCGGTGACACCCGAGGGCCGCTCCTCATGAGACGCTGCCCCACGACCGCCGCGATCACCGTCGCCACGGCGCCGTACAAGCATGCCGACACGACCGCGGCCGGATCGTCCCACCGACCCCACATCCGACCCGACAACGCAAACGCGGCCTGCGGTAGCACGATCAGCACACCGACAATTGCCGCAAGCACATTCCACCCGCGCTCCGCGCGTCCGAGCCAGACGAACAACAGGACTGTCGCCGGCAGTTCGTAGGCGATGACGTTTTGCAGCGTGATGGCCGAGCGTGGGTCCGTGGAGTCCAGCAGCGGCGGACTGTTGCGCAAGACGAACGCAACGCCAAACCCGGCCACCGCCCACCACCGCGCCGCCAACCGCCGCAGACTGTGGCGCTCGTCCGTGTCCGACGGCTCGGTCAACAACCAAGCTCCCACCACGCTCAGCAACAGCGGCAGCGTTCGACTGGGTAGGCTGCTCCCGCTCCAGTGGTCATACGCCCAACCGCCCAGCAGTGGACCCGCCCAAAGCTTCGGGCCGGGAAAGTTGATCAGCGGCAGATTCGTCCAGAGCCCTTCGCGAAAGTCGGTGCGGAACACCGTGTCGAAAGCCGGCACCACGGCGAGAACCAATAGCACGCCGCCCAACCGTCTCCGTGTGGCGACCGACACGCCGATCGGCCAACGCGTGATCCACGCACCGACGAGCCTTGGCAGCCGCAGAACCACGATCAACCGCAACACCAGCCCGCCGACCACGACCCATCCGACGATGCCCGCCACCGCGGCGACGACGGCCACGCCTGCAGCCGACATGCCCGCGCCGCTGTTGAGCTGCGTGTCGCGTTGGAACTGCCAATCGACCGCCGCGGGCAGGACGACGTTGAGCCCGACCACGCCTGCCATGGCGACGATCGTCAGCCACGCCGTCCGCGTCGTCGCCACCCGCAGCGGCTCGTCGACCAACCGCCCTGCGACGCGAATCAGGTAAAGCCAAAACAACACCGCCAGCGGAAAATCGAGCCCGCCCAACAACACCGGCACCAACCGACCTAGCCGACCGTCGCTGCCGTAGTAGCTGATGCCGTTGGCGGACGCGAAGTGCCCAAATGCAATGCCGATCAGCACAACGCTGACCCAGCGAACGAGCTTGCGAAACACACCGCCCTGCTCGCCGATCGGCTTCGCCGTCACCAGCAACAAGCCGGCGATGGTGAGCGTCGTCGCGATGATGCCACGCATGCCCAGCGGCCCGGGTGCGTCGCCGATCGACCTTTGCAGCATCGACAGCGCGAACGGCCTTGGCCCGGGCACGCCCACCGCCGTCGAAAAGCCGGTGTACCGCCCACGCCAACCGTAAAACGTCGATCCGAAGTTGCCCAGGCCCACGACGTCGATCGCGGCGAAGCTGCCGATGGCCACGAGTATCAACCCCAACAGCACGCAACCGCACCATGGCCAATCACGGCGCAGCAGACGGCGACGTTCGGCAAGGTCACCCCGGCTTGTCCCGCACTCCGGGCACGGCGTCGCATCGTCGCTACCCCGCAGGTCATACCCGCATTGTTCGCACGGCTCCGCCGTCTGCATGCCCATGACCATCACGATAAGAACTTTGCCCTTCGACGAGACACGCAACCTGGCACGATCTTCGCAACTTGCCACGGCCCGGCCCAGCCCGGTACCTTGGCGTCCGTGAAGCCCAGGATGAAGCTTTGTGTGATCCCACGCCTGACAAGGATGATCATCGCGTGTGCCGTCGTGACTCCAGCCTTCGTAGCGCTCACCGGTTGCGCGACGGCGCCGATGCTGACACCCGTCGGCGAGGGGCGGTTCGTCGATCGGCGCGACGTGGAGTACCCGCCAGGGATGCGGCTCGAAGTGGCCGCCGAGAACCTCCGCGCGCCAACGGCGATCGCGTTCGCGGACAACGGCATTGTCGTCGCTGAGAACGGACTCGCCCAAGGCGGTGACCCGGTGCTTCGGCTCTACCGCTTCGATGGCACGACCGACACGCTCTACCCACGCCGCAACCCGCTCATCCCCGACTTCCTCGAGAAGATCAACGACCCCCGCCGGATTCGCGGCCCGATCGGCGGGCTGCTGCTGCTGGGCAACAAGCTGTTCATCACGCACCGCGACGAGCGTGATCTCGGCGTCGTCACGGCGTTGGACATGCGTGACTACACGCTGATGACCGTGGTCGCGGACATACCGACCGCCGGAGAGCATTCCATCACCGACCTCGCGGTCCATCCGACGAGCGGCCGGCTCTACTTCGGCGTCGGCTCGGCGACCAACAGCGGCGTCGTCGGGCTCGACGACTGGAAGCTCGGCTGGGTCGCCCAGCATCGCACGTTCCACGACAAGCCGGCCACCGACCTGCGGCTACGCGGCTACCGCTTCGACACCGACAACCCCGACGCTGGCTGGTTCCGAGGCAACGATGTCGCGGTGACCGGACCGTTCGTGCCCTTCGGCGAGTCGGCCCAATCCGCCGACGCCGCCGTCGACGGCAAGCCCACCGCCGCCATCTACTCCATCAGTCCCACCGGCGGCGACCTGCGCGTCGAAGCCCACGGTATCCGAAACCCCGTCGGACTCACGTTCAACGACTTCGGCAACCTGTTCGTCTCCAACCGCGGCATGGAGTTGCGTGGCACCCGGCCCGTCGCCGACGACCCCGACGCGGTCTACCGCGTGCCGCTGGGGACTACGATGAGCGAGAACGGCGGCACTTGGTTCGGCTGGCCGGACTACTCGGCCGATCTGAGGCCGATCACCGATCCGGCCTTCGCACCGCCCACCTCCATGCTCGCCGCGACCGGCTACCCCGAACTCGCACCGTTGATCGACCACGACGATTCCGACCTGCTCGCACCGGATCGCGATACGCTCCTACGTGGTGTCTTTCCCCCCACCGCGACCCCGGCCAAGCTCGACTTCCCGCCGGACACCGAGGTGTTTCGCCCGTATCGCGATGACTTGATCGTGCCGCTGGTGGGCGAGATCGATTTCAGCACGCTCGCGGGCAAGGTGGTTCGCGTGGAGCCGGACTTCCGCCGAACCAGCGACTTCGTCTACAACACCCGCCGACAGCCGTCGAGCCTGATCAATGGTGTGAGTGATGCGCTCGAGCATCCCATTGCCGTGCGGAGTCTCGACGGCGCGCTCTACATCCTCGACGTCGGCGAGCTGAGAGAGAAGCGCGGCCAGTTCCATCCGCTGGGCCGCACCGGTCGCCTCTACCGCCTCACCGAGATCCCGGCCGAGCCGACCGTGCCGGCCACGGAGCCGGCCGAGTGACCGGTCAGAGCGTTTCGTCGCCGATGTAGGTTGCGAACTTGGTGCGGGTCGGAAAACCGATGAGCATCAGGCCGACCAAGACGCCGATGGCGGCGAGGTTGAGCGTTTGCCCTTCGAGGAGATACGCGACGCCGTTGAACAGTGCCGCTCCTTCGAGGATGGCGGCGCGAAACAGACTGCGGATGAAGTATTTCTGGCCGTCGGGCGGGCCGGGTGTCACCAGGACCGGAACGATCTGGTGTCCCACCACCGCAAGGACGACGAAGCCGATCGCCAGCCAGGAGATCAGCGGCTCCTCGGTAGGCTCCGCGCCGATGAACATGAACACGGCGGTGAACACCACCACGCCGCCGATCAACGCGGCGGTAATGACTTGGCTCGTTTTCAGGGAATCCTGCATGAATCATCCTCGCAACGGCCGCTTGTCGATGCTCATCTCGATCATGCGACCGAGGATGGGCCAACGGAGGCGGTGTGGGTATGCAATCTCGCAAAACGCCCGCCCGCCGAGCGCGTTCTCGTAAACGGCCCGCATGTAGAACGGCGCGTCATCGACGAGCTTGGGATTACGCAGGTGCAGCAGTTCCTGCAGTTCGATCTCGGCCGGGTAGCGCAAGCCGGTGAGGTTCCGTTTCGACCAGTCGATACGACAGCGCGGTTCGAGTTCACGCACGCCGGTGTCATCGGCCCTCACGACGTGCAGCTCGTTGGGTAGCGTGCGGTCTTTCGGTACGGCGTAGTGGAACGTCGTCACGCCGGCCTCGTCGAGGCTGCGCCCCCATACCCAATGCTTGAGTCCCGGGCCGATGGGAGCCGTGCCGTAGTTGTGATCGTGGTAGCCACGGCCCGTGAACACGATCGTCTCACCGCCGCAAGTGATCGCGCCGCTCACGTTGCACCGCGGATCGGCCAACACCCAATGATGCTCGGCCCCGGTCATTGCCTGCGACAGAAAAATCCGGTTCATCGGCCGATGCGGGTGGGTGCGGTCGAAGCTGAGATTGGCTTCGAGCGTCTCGTCCGTTTGCAGCTGCGGCCCTCGA carries:
- the mdh gene encoding malate dehydrogenase, translated to MGRAKITIIGAGNVGATCAHWAASKELGDIVLLDIAEINGEKNTMPQGKALDLYEASPVEGFDCKITGTSDYEDTVGSDVIILTAGLPRKPGMSRDDLIAKNTEIVKHCAENAGKASPNATMIVVSNPLDAMVYVAWKASGFATNKVVGQAGVLDTARYRSFLAEEVGCSVEDVQALLLGGHGDDMVPLSRYTFAGGIPITQLVAPERLEEIITRARKGGGEIVSLLKTGSAFYAPSAASVQMAEAIIKDKKRILPCAAYCDSEYGIGGYFVGVPCLLGADGVEKVYEIDLDDAEKAAFQTSIDHVKELVAAVKM
- a CDS encoding pitrilysin family protein, which encodes MRHLAASTMIAAVAGLVGAPSVSPALAFSVAEELTVPTIDYETETLANGLQVIYAPMDNAPVVHVRVLYHVGSRDEQPDRRGFAHMFEHMMFRGSAHVASEQHMDLINATGGNSNAFTSFDQTTYINTVPSNHLEMALYLEADRMASFQVTPSVLDTERNVVNEEWRLRVANPPYGELFEDLFELAYEEHHYQWTPIGDMDDLAAAQPHELQAFHDVYYNPNNAALIIAGQFDVEQAKQWVDTYYAWIPAGDDFDRPSPVEPEQTETKKKVVYKTNIPLTQIVFAWKTTDYGDDDQYALNMLSSILGDGRSSRLYEALVGNDTPIATAAQAGNQQLQDQGLLLAFIGLLPSSDPDASEAALLQVIERIKEEGPTEEELAKAKTQAKLGLINSVATANSVATRLGEEAVFGGDIARVNRAGEKIEAVTVEDIKRVANTYLTPQRLSILHYRPGVGEDFDSREADEAPATQEAAAVDFEDTLVMVDDHATTQPATQSVAVGFPADWPTEPPYNTDALSADFVKGETFTVNGVKVIVLPDDRIPTVTWDLILPTGGHVEPAGKEGLASITASMLSRGVEGMTSAELSEQLEARGIAVGVSDNGDHTRVSGRTTVDQFGEAVELTKLILATPTFPADEFAKLKAQAQSGLTQTLVNPSAITGREMSTALYGASPLGRNSTLQSLAAITLDDVKAWYETVYQPTGAMLFFAGDVDRETAETYAEQLTADWKAGEIPSITYELPARADQREIIIVDNPTGQQAEILMGIRAYDNQSDDRFAGSVASQILSNGIDSRMNQYLRAEKGLTYGASAFFNPGRIDGRFAVSVATRPETAAEAITSSFEVLQKMIDEPVTTDELEEAQQIVSGFMVMQTQTIGQQAGRRVTIELNGYPIDYYDTLPRKVNAVTLEDVQRVMRTHVDPEKFTIVMVGPAEVLKPQLDGMGEITVLPMPLQR